A window of the Streptomyces sp. JB150 genome harbors these coding sequences:
- a CDS encoding Lrp/AsnC ligand binding domain-containing protein, giving the protein MITAIVLIKTSVDRIPEIAESIAALDNVSEVFSVTGTYDLIAMVRVKEHEDLAEVIPGRISKIPGVEATDTHVAFRTYSQHDLEAAFAIGLDN; this is encoded by the coding sequence GTGATCACCGCGATCGTCCTGATCAAGACCAGCGTGGACCGGATCCCCGAGATCGCGGAGTCGATCGCCGCGCTGGACAACGTCAGCGAGGTCTTCTCCGTGACCGGCACCTACGACCTGATCGCCATGGTCCGGGTCAAGGAGCACGAGGACCTGGCCGAGGTCATCCCGGGCCGCATCAGCAAGATCCCCGGCGTGGAGGCGACGGACACGCACGTGGCGTTCCGCACCTACTCCCAGCACGACCTGGAGGCGGCGTTCGCGATCGGCCTGGACAACTGA
- a CDS encoding small secreted hydrophilic protein, translating into MVFTRRLAVLAAAVVIPLGIAATSSALTDSPEPPKVPARVELDSGSPSPPSRTAPSATPAPVPAPSDRVVPRPPVTDAPGGDDDDDDRGAGDDDGPGDDG; encoded by the coding sequence ATGGTCTTCACGCGCAGGCTGGCGGTCCTCGCCGCCGCCGTGGTGATCCCCCTCGGGATCGCCGCGACCAGTTCCGCCCTCACGGACAGTCCCGAGCCGCCGAAGGTCCCGGCGAGAGTGGAGCTGGACAGCGGCTCGCCCAGCCCGCCGTCCCGGACCGCGCCGAGCGCGACACCGGCGCCCGTGCCCGCGCCGAGCGACCGGGTCGTCCCCCGGCCCCCGGTCACCGATGCCCCCGGCGGTGATGACGATGACGACGACCGCGGCGCCGGGGACGACGACGGACCCGGCGACGACGGCTGA
- a CDS encoding aminotransferase class V-fold PLP-dependent enzyme, giving the protein MSVSTAAADRSVCAPLPVLGRDVTVPLVTGGEVTYAALDYAASAPALQRVWDDVAAYAPYYGSVHRGAGYLSQLSTDLFENARTTVADFLDCRDGDQVVFTRSTTDSLNLLAAALPAGCRVFVFETEHHASLLPWRDAQVTYLDAPRTPAEAVATLERALADREPYGPALVCVTGASNVTGELWPVRELAAAAHAHGARIVLDAAQLAPHHPVSVRELDVDWVALSGHKLYAPFGSGVLAGRADWLREAEPYLAGGGASRKVTRREDGGVDVEWHESAARHEAGSPNVIGAYAIASACKALTEAGFDTLVARERHLIETVRAGLAEVPEVRVLSLFGDDAPRVGVISFVVDGWNSSHFAAALSAEYGIGVRDGLFCAHPLVRTLLGSDPQTQGECGAPEAAPGEKSLNAIRVSFGAGTPDEHVERFLRAVKELVRDGARWSYRTEDGRCVPDTSA; this is encoded by the coding sequence ATGTCCGTCTCCACTGCTGCCGCCGACCGGTCCGTTTGTGCCCCGCTGCCCGTTCTGGGGCGGGATGTCACCGTGCCGCTCGTCACCGGCGGCGAGGTCACCTACGCCGCGCTCGACTACGCCGCCAGCGCGCCCGCCCTCCAGCGGGTGTGGGACGACGTCGCCGCGTACGCCCCGTACTACGGCAGCGTGCACCGCGGCGCCGGATACCTCTCCCAGCTCTCCACGGACCTGTTCGAGAACGCTCGGACGACCGTCGCCGACTTCCTGGACTGCCGGGACGGTGACCAGGTCGTCTTCACCCGGTCCACCACCGACTCGCTCAACCTGCTCGCCGCCGCGCTGCCCGCCGGCTGCCGGGTCTTCGTCTTCGAGACCGAGCACCACGCCTCCCTGCTGCCCTGGCGCGACGCCCAGGTCACCTACCTGGACGCGCCCCGCACCCCGGCCGAGGCGGTGGCGACCCTGGAACGCGCCCTCGCCGACCGCGAGCCCTACGGGCCGGCCCTGGTCTGCGTCACCGGCGCCTCCAACGTCACCGGGGAGCTGTGGCCCGTACGGGAGCTGGCCGCCGCCGCCCACGCGCACGGCGCCCGGATCGTGCTCGACGCCGCCCAGCTCGCCCCCCACCACCCCGTCTCCGTCCGGGAGCTGGACGTCGACTGGGTCGCCCTCTCCGGGCACAAGCTGTACGCCCCGTTCGGCTCCGGTGTCCTCGCGGGCCGCGCGGACTGGCTGCGCGAGGCCGAGCCCTACCTCGCGGGCGGCGGCGCCAGCCGCAAGGTGACCCGGCGCGAGGACGGCGGCGTGGACGTGGAGTGGCACGAGAGCGCCGCCCGGCACGAGGCGGGCTCCCCGAACGTGATCGGCGCCTACGCCATCGCCTCCGCCTGCAAGGCGCTCACCGAGGCCGGGTTCGACACCCTGGTCGCCCGCGAGCGCCACCTGATCGAGACGGTGCGCGCCGGGCTCGCCGAGGTGCCCGAGGTGCGCGTGCTGTCCCTGTTCGGGGACGACGCCCCGCGCGTCGGCGTGATCTCCTTCGTCGTCGACGGCTGGAACAGCTCCCACTTCGCCGCCGCGCTGTCCGCCGAGTACGGCATCGGGGTGCGCGACGGCCTGTTCTGCGCCCACCCGCTGGTGCGCACCCTGCTCGGCAGCGACCCGCAGACGCAGGGCGAGTGCGGCGCCCCCGAGGCGGCGCCCGGCGAGAAGTCCCTCAACGCCATCCGGGTCAGCTTCGGCGCGGGCACGCCGGACGAGCACGTCGAGCGGTTCCTGCGCGCGGTCAAGGAGCTGGTGCGGGACGGCGCGCGGTGGAGCTACCGCACCGAGGACGGGCGTTGCGTGCCGGACACGTCCGCGTGA
- a CDS encoding rhomboid family intramembrane serine protease has product MPRWPGRRRPSAPVTYVLMALCCGIFLLGPASGLNPVYGTGDELLAAQRAYFRHWGVVPAELFEGSPRAALTPATALFVHGTWVHLLGNMLFFYVFGVMTEERMGRVRFILFYLGCGYLALLGYACANSDSAQSLVGASGAISAVLGAFLFLFPRARVTSLLPFLLFLPLRFPAWLVLPFWAALQWLAAGQASQGPGVAYLAHVVGFALGLLYAWARFRPATRVRAAPAPAPEGENQP; this is encoded by the coding sequence ATGCCGAGGTGGCCGGGCCGCCGCCGGCCGTCGGCGCCGGTGACGTACGTCCTGATGGCCCTGTGCTGCGGAATCTTCCTGCTGGGCCCCGCCTCGGGTCTCAATCCGGTGTACGGCACCGGCGACGAGCTGCTCGCCGCGCAGCGGGCCTACTTCCGGCACTGGGGCGTGGTCCCCGCAGAACTGTTCGAAGGGTCTCCCCGGGCGGCCCTCACCCCGGCCACCGCGCTGTTCGTGCACGGCACCTGGGTGCACCTGCTCGGCAACATGCTCTTCTTCTACGTCTTCGGGGTCATGACCGAGGAGCGGATGGGCCGGGTGCGGTTCATCCTCTTCTACCTCGGCTGCGGCTACCTCGCCCTGCTCGGCTACGCGTGCGCGAACTCCGACTCCGCACAGTCACTGGTCGGGGCGTCCGGGGCGATCTCGGCGGTGCTCGGCGCGTTCCTCTTCCTGTTCCCGCGGGCCCGCGTGACCAGCCTGCTGCCGTTCCTGCTCTTCCTGCCGCTGCGCTTCCCCGCCTGGCTGGTGCTGCCCTTCTGGGCGGCCCTCCAGTGGCTGGCGGCGGGCCAGGCCTCGCAGGGGCCGGGCGTGGCCTATCTGGCCCACGTGGTGGGGTTCGCGCTGGGCCTGCTCTACGCGTGGGCCCGGTTCCGGCCTGCGACTAGAGTGAGGGCCGCCCCAGCTCCGGCACCCGAGGGAGAGAACCAGCCGTGA